The following are encoded in a window of Streptomyces griseiscabiei genomic DNA:
- a CDS encoding TrmO family methyltransferase domain-containing protein, which yields MSAQSIEVPVIATVVGGHTGRLDDFKGGVESIIRLRPDYPVETLQGIEEFSHLQVTWFFNLGAPDDVALHARSPRDNPAWPATGTFVHHNHRRPARLATSFPRLLRVDGRDLHVTDLDADDGTEVVDLVAVFEEMLPRGPMTQPSWPSEMLMDYWRDAAER from the coding sequence GTGTCCGCACAGTCCATCGAAGTGCCTGTGATCGCCACTGTTGTGGGAGGCCACACCGGGCGGCTCGACGACTTCAAGGGCGGTGTGGAATCGATCATTCGATTGCGGCCAGACTACCCCGTGGAGACCCTGCAGGGCATCGAGGAGTTCTCGCACCTCCAGGTCACCTGGTTCTTCAACCTCGGGGCGCCTGATGACGTAGCCCTGCATGCCCGCAGCCCACGCGACAATCCGGCGTGGCCGGCGACCGGGACCTTCGTACACCACAACCACCGCCGGCCCGCCCGGCTGGCGACCTCCTTTCCTCGGCTTCTCCGCGTTGACGGGCGCGATCTGCACGTGACCGATCTCGACGCAGATGACGGAACGGAGGTGGTGGATCTGGTGGCCGTGTTCGAGGAGATGCTCCCTCGCGGCCCCATGACTCAGCCCTCTTGGCCGAGCGAGATGCTGATGGACTACTGGCGAGACGCTGCCGAACGCTGA
- a CDS encoding HAD family hydrolase, which produces METFAMPPQPCLSTSSSVTGSKADSGSEAGPGLLLDLDGVLVDTLPVMESAWRAVQEAHGLVVPFSAYQEHLGRPFDDIMERLGLPNAQEIHRTYTEASAAAAHLARAFDGITDVLLAVAAAGWSLGVVTSKPLLRAAPLLAELGCPFATVRGPGGPGRGKPAPDPLLLALIDLGTDPADAKFVGDMAVDQEAARRAGVPYIHAGWGYGRPNGPSPVVAESPRELLHLLGVTTPPAPFIEGGLL; this is translated from the coding sequence TTGGAGACCTTCGCCATGCCTCCCCAACCATGTCTCTCCACTTCGTCCTCCGTCACGGGGAGCAAGGCCGACTCCGGCTCCGAGGCCGGGCCTGGCCTCCTCCTCGACCTGGACGGTGTCCTGGTCGACACGCTTCCGGTGATGGAGAGTGCCTGGCGCGCAGTCCAGGAGGCACACGGCCTCGTGGTGCCCTTCTCGGCGTACCAAGAACACCTCGGCCGCCCCTTCGACGACATCATGGAACGTCTCGGCCTGCCCAACGCCCAGGAGATCCACCGGACATACACGGAAGCGTCTGCGGCTGCGGCCCACCTGGCCCGAGCGTTCGATGGCATCACGGACGTGCTTCTCGCGGTCGCTGCCGCCGGCTGGTCGCTCGGGGTCGTCACGTCCAAGCCGCTGCTCCGGGCAGCCCCTCTTCTCGCGGAACTGGGCTGCCCATTCGCGACGGTTCGCGGACCCGGCGGGCCGGGGCGGGGTAAGCCGGCGCCGGACCCGCTCCTGCTCGCCTTGATCGACCTCGGCACTGATCCGGCCGACGCGAAATTCGTGGGCGACATGGCGGTCGACCAGGAGGCTGCCCGCCGGGCCGGCGTCCCCTATATCCATGCGGGTTGGGGATACGGCCGTCCGAATGGCCCGTCTCCCGTGGTCGCCGAATCACCCAGAGAGCTCTTACACCTCCTCGGCGTCACCACCCCTCCGGCCCCGTTCATCGAAGGGGGCCTGTTGTGA
- a CDS encoding tyrosine-type recombinase/integrase, which translates to MRKRPNPKTGKRDRTAMYGKCTRYRVKGIPGVKDRSFDALQDAKTWLAQAQTDARRGEFVDPRDGAISLKDYIATHWWPTQSGDPSTIERIEQRVRRHIVPHLGAQPLNAIGTEVLRHWKKRLEKDLGPTSIRLVWATLSSILQAAVEDRRLGRNPCRSSTVGPPAAAPGRVEAWPPERVLAVREALPDRYRLLLVIGAGLGLRQGEALGLSTDDIDFEKEVVHVRRQVKMVRAKLCFALPKGRKVRDVPLPASVARAIRQHIVQFAPVPVTLPWDDPTPAKTPVEAKHRRPRTYNLLVTGRERKAINRNYLNSYVWKPALATAGVIAPLDEGSTDGARVWEPSREHGFHALRHFYASEELEAGESVVSLARWLGHSDPGFTLRKYSHFLPRAGARGSAAIDAIFA; encoded by the coding sequence CTGAGGAAGCGCCCCAACCCGAAGACCGGCAAACGTGACCGTACCGCCATGTACGGCAAGTGCACCCGCTATCGCGTCAAGGGCATCCCCGGTGTCAAGGACCGTTCCTTCGACGCCCTCCAGGACGCCAAGACCTGGCTCGCCCAGGCTCAGACCGACGCTCGCCGTGGCGAGTTCGTCGATCCGCGCGATGGGGCCATCTCCCTCAAGGACTACATCGCGACCCACTGGTGGCCCACCCAGAGCGGTGACCCGTCCACGATCGAACGGATCGAGCAGAGGGTACGCCGGCACATCGTTCCCCACCTGGGCGCTCAGCCGCTCAACGCTATCGGCACAGAAGTCCTGCGCCACTGGAAGAAGCGGCTGGAGAAGGACCTCGGTCCGACCTCGATCCGTCTCGTCTGGGCGACGCTCTCCAGCATCCTCCAGGCCGCCGTCGAGGATCGCCGCCTCGGACGTAACCCATGCCGGTCCAGCACGGTCGGCCCTCCGGCCGCCGCACCCGGCAGGGTCGAAGCGTGGCCGCCCGAACGGGTCCTGGCGGTACGGGAGGCCCTGCCGGATCGCTACCGACTCCTCCTCGTGATCGGAGCAGGTCTCGGGCTCCGCCAAGGGGAGGCGCTCGGTCTCTCGACGGACGACATCGACTTCGAGAAGGAAGTCGTGCACGTCCGGCGGCAGGTCAAGATGGTGCGGGCGAAACTGTGCTTCGCGCTTCCCAAGGGCCGCAAGGTCCGCGACGTGCCGCTGCCGGCCAGCGTCGCCCGGGCCATCCGGCAGCACATTGTGCAGTTCGCGCCGGTACCGGTCACGCTGCCGTGGGACGACCCGACTCCGGCCAAGACGCCGGTGGAAGCCAAACACCGGCGGCCGAGGACCTACAACCTCCTGGTGACAGGACGCGAGCGGAAGGCCATCAACCGGAACTACCTCAACTCCTACGTGTGGAAGCCCGCTCTGGCCACGGCGGGCGTGATCGCACCGCTGGACGAGGGCAGCACCGACGGTGCTCGCGTGTGGGAGCCGTCCCGGGAGCACGGCTTCCACGCCCTGCGCCACTTCTACGCCTCCGAGGAACTGGAGGCTGGCGAATCGGTCGTCTCCCTGGCACGCTGGCTGGGGCACTCCGACCCCGGGTTCACGCTGCGGAAGTACTCCCACTTCCTGCCCCGCGCTGGTGCACGGGGCAGCGCCGCCATCGACGCGATCTTCGCGTAG
- a CDS encoding helix-turn-helix domain-containing protein: MADDYLERIGKLIRDARQHRGWTQSQLAEALGTSQSAVNRIERGNQNISLEMIARIGEALDSEIVSLGYAGPMHLRVVGGRRLSGSIDVKTSKNACVALLCASLLNRGRTVLRRVARIEEVYRLLEVLGSIGVRTRWINGGVDLEIAPPAELDLDAIDAEAARRTRSIIMFLGPLLHRMDHFKLPYAGGCDLGTRTIEPHMIALRRFGLDITATEGLYHAEVDRSVTPGRPIVLTERGDTVTENALLAAARHDGVTVIRNASSNYMVQDLCFFLEALGVRVEGIGTTTLTVHGVPRLDVDVDYSPSEDPVEAMSLLAAAVVTESELTVRRVPIEFLEIELAVLEEMGLDHDRTPEYFADNGRTRLVDLTVRPSKLQAPIDKIHPMPFPGLNIDNVPFFAAIAAAAQGQTLIHDWVYDNRAIYLTDLNRLGGRLQLLDPHRVLVEGPTRWRAAEMMCPPALRPAVVVLLAMMAADGTSVLRNVYVINRGYEDLAERLNSVGAQIEIFRDI, encoded by the coding sequence ATGGCAGACGACTACCTCGAACGCATCGGCAAGCTCATCCGTGACGCACGGCAGCACCGCGGCTGGACGCAATCACAGTTGGCGGAGGCGCTCGGCACGAGTCAGAGCGCGGTGAATCGAATCGAGCGCGGTAATCAAAACATCAGCCTTGAGATGATCGCTCGAATCGGTGAAGCCCTGGACAGTGAGATCGTCTCGCTGGGATACGCGGGCCCGATGCATCTACGGGTGGTCGGAGGACGTCGGCTGTCGGGTTCCATCGATGTGAAGACCAGCAAGAACGCGTGCGTCGCGCTGCTGTGCGCCTCCCTGCTGAACCGGGGGCGCACAGTGCTGCGCAGGGTGGCCCGCATCGAGGAGGTGTACCGCCTTCTGGAGGTGCTCGGCTCCATCGGCGTCCGCACCCGGTGGATCAACGGCGGTGTCGACCTGGAGATCGCGCCGCCGGCCGAACTGGACCTCGACGCGATCGACGCGGAGGCGGCCCGCCGCACCCGCTCGATCATCATGTTCCTGGGCCCGCTGCTGCACCGTATGGACCACTTCAAACTGCCGTACGCCGGCGGCTGCGACCTCGGCACACGCACCATCGAACCGCACATGATCGCGCTGCGCCGGTTCGGGCTCGACATCACGGCCACCGAGGGCCTCTACCACGCCGAGGTGGACCGCTCCGTCACCCCCGGCCGTCCGATCGTACTGACCGAGCGCGGCGACACGGTGACCGAGAACGCACTCCTCGCCGCCGCCCGCCACGACGGCGTGACCGTCATCCGCAACGCCTCGTCCAACTACATGGTCCAGGACCTCTGCTTCTTCCTGGAGGCCCTCGGCGTACGGGTGGAGGGCATCGGCACCACCACGCTCACCGTGCACGGGGTCCCGCGCCTCGACGTGGACGTCGACTACTCGCCCTCCGAGGACCCGGTCGAGGCGATGAGCCTGCTCGCCGCCGCGGTCGTCACCGAGTCCGAACTGACCGTGCGCCGGGTGCCGATCGAGTTCCTGGAGATCGAACTGGCGGTCCTGGAGGAGATGGGCCTCGACCACGACCGCACACCGGAGTACTTCGCCGACAACGGCCGTACGCGCCTGGTGGACCTCACCGTCCGCCCCTCCAAACTCCAGGCCCCGATCGACAAGATCCACCCCATGCCGTTCCCCGGCCTGAACATCGACAACGTCCCGTTCTTCGCGGCCATCGCCGCCGCCGCGCAGGGCCAGACCCTCATCCACGACTGGGTCTACGACAACCGCGCGATCTACCTCACCGACCTCAACCGCCTGGGCGGCCGCCTCCAACTCCTCGACCCCCACCGCGTCCTGGTCGAGGGCCCCACCCGCTGGCGCGCCGCCGAGATGATGTGCCCACCGGCCCTCCGCCCCGCCGTGGTCGTCCTCCTCGCGATGATGGCCGCCGACGGCACGTCCGTGCTCCGCAACGTCTATGTCATCAACCGCGGTTACGAGGACCTGGCGGAGCGGCTGAACTCGGTGGGGGCGCAGATCGAGATCTTCCGGGACATTTGA
- a CDS encoding Tat pathway signal protein, with protein sequence MARRNEQLAAVIAETGWSQPKVAAAVVRVAAEVGADELFSTSRSHIAMWISGTRPAGRAPRILCETLSRRLQRPVTLAEIGLAASTLEAAPASEWRVDTLTALVDLGRSDVDLERRQLLAGAAYSVGGLVLPAQQWWDDAPERARSRPAATSRRIGAGEVAAVREMTEFFSKRDQRHGGMDGRTALRQYILDDVAGYVGGDFKSEETRRDLLAAASEAVYVAAWMSFDASQHEAARRYFTLALKLAAEADEAPLAGHILRAMAHQATDLGHPRAGVRLAAASVDRKRYTLATPRERALLGVVQARSLATDGQKREAIAALLRAEDDLAAARPGDEDPHRVWFFQQASLAHETARTLWTLGDLEGALREFNNSVLTRKAVTFSRTHAVTLGYMGTVQAKQGNVEAACHTWAQALDAMEGVQSGRAREAVVNMRRVLSPFRNRGIHAAAEIDERAKAVLERVA encoded by the coding sequence ATGGCACGCAGGAACGAACAACTTGCCGCTGTGATTGCGGAGACCGGCTGGTCGCAGCCCAAGGTTGCTGCGGCGGTGGTCAGGGTTGCCGCGGAGGTTGGCGCGGACGAGCTGTTCAGCACGAGCCGTTCGCACATCGCGATGTGGATCTCCGGGACACGCCCCGCCGGCAGGGCACCCCGTATCTTGTGCGAGACGCTGTCCCGGCGGCTGCAGCGCCCGGTCACCCTGGCGGAAATCGGGCTCGCGGCATCGACTCTCGAGGCCGCCCCGGCATCCGAATGGCGCGTCGATACGCTGACCGCGCTGGTGGATCTGGGGAGGAGCGACGTGGACTTGGAACGCCGCCAACTGCTGGCTGGTGCCGCCTACTCGGTAGGTGGCCTGGTGCTGCCCGCCCAGCAGTGGTGGGACGACGCCCCAGAGCGAGCCAGGTCCCGTCCAGCAGCAACAAGTCGTCGGATCGGTGCCGGCGAGGTCGCCGCCGTCCGCGAGATGACCGAGTTCTTCTCCAAGCGAGACCAACGGCACGGCGGGATGGACGGCCGCACAGCCCTGCGGCAGTACATCCTCGATGATGTCGCTGGATACGTGGGTGGGGACTTCAAAAGCGAGGAGACTCGTCGCGACCTTCTTGCTGCCGCATCCGAAGCTGTGTACGTGGCCGCCTGGATGAGCTTCGACGCCTCTCAACACGAAGCAGCACGCCGCTACTTCACACTGGCCCTGAAGCTCGCAGCCGAAGCCGACGAAGCCCCGCTGGCGGGTCACATTCTGCGCGCCATGGCCCATCAGGCAACCGATTTGGGGCATCCCCGCGCAGGGGTGAGACTTGCGGCAGCGTCCGTGGACCGAAAGCGGTACACCCTGGCAACACCTCGGGAGCGCGCGCTGCTCGGTGTCGTACAGGCGCGCAGCCTCGCGACCGACGGGCAGAAGCGTGAGGCGATTGCAGCCCTTCTCCGGGCCGAGGACGACCTCGCTGCGGCCCGACCCGGTGACGAAGATCCCCACCGGGTGTGGTTCTTCCAACAAGCCTCGCTGGCTCACGAGACGGCACGCACCCTGTGGACCCTCGGCGACCTTGAAGGGGCGCTTCGCGAGTTCAACAACAGCGTGCTGACACGGAAGGCCGTCACGTTCAGCCGGACCCACGCCGTGACACTGGGCTACATGGGCACGGTGCAGGCCAAACAGGGCAACGTCGAGGCGGCCTGCCACACGTGGGCACAGGCACTTGACGCAATGGAAGGCGTCCAGTCGGGAAGAGCCCGGGAGGCCGTCGTGAACATGCGCAGGGTGTTGTCTCCCTTCCGAAACCGCGGGATCCACGCGGCAGCGGAGATCGACGAGCGAGCCAAGGCCGTACTCGAACGAGTAGCCTGA
- a CDS encoding ATP-binding protein, producing the protein MNRPQAQDDYADAPEHQKSLTLAANDSAPRVARSFTRDALSAWGLDDLLDDAVLIVSELTTNAERYGRVSSEAVERDRSTEQGVCNEEITLTLVVQADVVTIEVEDNSPHAPVERVPDQDAISGRGLQLVSAMAESWSSCPTEDGAGKRVLAFIKRPDPTPTS; encoded by the coding sequence ATGAATCGGCCACAGGCCCAGGACGACTACGCCGACGCCCCCGAGCATCAGAAGAGTCTGACGCTGGCGGCAAATGACAGTGCCCCTCGGGTGGCTCGGTCCTTCACCCGCGATGCGCTCAGTGCCTGGGGGCTGGACGACCTCTTGGACGATGCGGTGCTGATCGTCAGTGAACTCACCACCAACGCCGAGCGATATGGCCGAGTTTCCTCCGAGGCTGTGGAGAGGGATCGGTCCACAGAACAGGGCGTATGCAACGAGGAGATCACGCTGACGCTCGTGGTCCAAGCCGATGTCGTGACGATCGAGGTGGAAGACAACTCGCCTCACGCCCCAGTTGAGCGGGTTCCCGATCAAGACGCGATCAGCGGACGCGGCCTGCAGCTCGTGTCGGCGATGGCCGAGAGCTGGTCCAGTTGCCCCACCGAGGACGGAGCCGGCAAGCGGGTGCTCGCCTTCATCAAGCGCCCGGATCCGACCCCCACTTCCTGA
- a CDS encoding tyrosine-type recombinase/integrase produces the protein MIDGTFDVRIYNIERRTRANGYTYKVVWKVGTKKHSKTYPTKALADARRSDLLTAVKRGEPFSTETGMPISYSSKAADTNWYDFAVEFVDKSWPHFSANQRKNVAKAMTPATIALLRTPPKQFDPVKVRTALREWAFNSKRRTNPEESMPDEVRVILDWVQRNTLSMAAWEQSDRIDTVVSALGTLLDGTAAAASSVSRNRRIMNLAMEYAVRHGILRQNPLPKGKGSGGGAPKVAQAIDKRSLLNPEQVTALLDWIGKRPLRRGPLYRAFFATLCYAGLRPEEAVALHVSDAILPETGWGEFIVHSARPEVGSQWTDSGEPHDDRDLKGRAEGDTRTVPIHPDLVAFLREVIVQYKLKPTDLLFPGEFGGRLSGSVFRRVWDKARAEVLQPHEYKSPAGKRVYDCRHTCLTAWLNKGIPPAQVAEWAGNSVPVLLAIYARCIVGQRDNYLKQIYDVRYVGKAE, from the coding sequence TTGATCGATGGCACGTTTGACGTACGGATCTACAACATCGAGCGCCGGACCCGAGCGAACGGATACACCTACAAGGTGGTCTGGAAGGTCGGCACCAAGAAGCACAGCAAGACCTACCCGACCAAAGCACTCGCGGATGCCCGACGCTCCGATCTGTTGACCGCAGTCAAGCGTGGCGAGCCCTTCAGCACCGAGACCGGCATGCCGATCTCGTACTCCAGCAAGGCCGCGGACACCAACTGGTACGACTTCGCGGTCGAGTTCGTCGACAAGTCCTGGCCGCACTTCTCCGCCAACCAGCGGAAGAACGTGGCCAAGGCGATGACCCCCGCGACCATCGCCTTGCTCCGGACGCCTCCGAAGCAGTTCGACCCGGTCAAGGTGCGGACCGCGCTGCGCGAGTGGGCCTTCAACTCCAAGCGCCGGACCAACCCCGAAGAGTCGATGCCCGACGAGGTTCGCGTCATCCTCGACTGGGTCCAGCGCAATACGCTGTCGATGGCAGCGTGGGAGCAGTCGGACCGAATCGACACGGTCGTCTCCGCTCTCGGAACGCTGCTGGACGGCACTGCCGCAGCGGCCAGCTCCGTGTCCCGCAACCGGCGGATCATGAACCTGGCGATGGAGTACGCCGTCCGCCACGGCATCCTCCGCCAGAACCCCCTGCCGAAGGGCAAGGGTAGTGGAGGGGGTGCACCCAAGGTCGCTCAGGCCATCGACAAACGCTCTCTGCTGAACCCTGAGCAGGTCACCGCGCTCCTCGATTGGATCGGCAAGCGGCCCCTGCGGCGGGGGCCTCTCTATCGGGCCTTCTTCGCGACCCTCTGCTACGCAGGTCTCCGCCCGGAGGAAGCCGTCGCGCTTCATGTGAGCGACGCCATACTGCCCGAAACGGGCTGGGGTGAATTCATCGTCCACAGCGCCCGGCCGGAGGTCGGCAGCCAATGGACCGACAGCGGAGAGCCTCACGATGACCGTGACCTGAAGGGGCGAGCGGAGGGCGACACCCGCACTGTGCCCATCCACCCCGACCTTGTCGCCTTCCTTCGCGAGGTCATCGTCCAGTACAAGCTCAAGCCGACCGACCTCCTCTTCCCCGGAGAGTTTGGCGGCAGGCTGTCCGGCTCGGTGTTCCGACGGGTCTGGGACAAGGCCCGAGCGGAGGTCCTCCAGCCCCACGAGTACAAGTCGCCGGCGGGTAAGCGCGTGTACGACTGCCGCCACACCTGCCTCACCGCGTGGCTCAATAAGGGCATACCTCCGGCCCAGGTCGCCGAGTGGGCCGGGAACAGCGTGCCCGTGCTCCTGGCCATCTATGCGCGGTGCATCGTCGGTCAGCGGGACAACTACCTGAAGCAGATCTACGACGTCAGGTATGTCGGCAAGGCAGAGTAA
- a CDS encoding helix-turn-helix transcriptional regulator, producing MPDPFADLLLRLRQDAGRTQEQQAEAINVVSGRDTMTRREISRYENFETIPTSHTIGHIAAACGVPSEVLQREAKAARARKRRGHADAGEDQDAVKRRTLLGGAAIGVSTAAEPWGRLAFALRQGAKIDRVAAIALIDRAADLHVQELSLSARRLQSTVESHLDAITAALPHAGEHERALTIAAGETAALAGWVAWDLGELDKADAYYKVTSQCATTAGHPPLRALALTYASYATSTPRAKVELLSQAARDVRGHGNATAAAWVLGRHAEEAAAAGDETGALRALERARFVYDFADHASEQAWVRFVTPYRMDSLALSVYGQLGRPELASTADTALGRLGRELPDGGVVVLGDLASALLRGGDVDQGVYVSRQFAAAAQAKPNTMGKERAQAIAASLPASEQELALHLAQFAA from the coding sequence ATGCCAGATCCGTTCGCCGACCTGCTCCTCCGGCTGCGGCAGGATGCGGGCAGGACGCAGGAGCAGCAGGCAGAGGCGATCAACGTTGTCTCCGGCCGGGACACCATGACCCGCAGAGAGATCAGCCGCTACGAGAACTTTGAAACCATTCCCACCAGCCACACGATCGGTCACATTGCGGCGGCCTGCGGTGTTCCTTCCGAGGTGTTGCAGCGGGAGGCCAAGGCAGCACGCGCTCGGAAGAGAAGGGGGCATGCCGATGCAGGGGAGGACCAGGACGCCGTGAAGCGCCGCACATTACTGGGTGGCGCTGCGATCGGCGTGAGCACAGCGGCCGAGCCCTGGGGGCGCCTCGCATTCGCCCTCCGCCAAGGGGCCAAGATCGATAGGGTCGCCGCTATCGCGCTCATCGACCGGGCTGCTGATCTGCACGTTCAGGAACTCAGCCTCAGCGCCCGGCGCTTGCAGAGCACTGTCGAGTCGCATCTTGACGCGATCACCGCGGCCTTGCCTCACGCCGGTGAGCACGAACGCGCACTCACCATCGCGGCCGGGGAGACCGCCGCCCTGGCCGGATGGGTGGCCTGGGATCTGGGGGAGCTTGACAAAGCCGACGCCTACTACAAGGTCACGTCGCAGTGTGCGACGACCGCCGGACACCCACCACTCCGAGCTCTGGCTTTGACCTACGCCAGCTACGCCACCTCGACGCCGAGGGCGAAGGTTGAACTCCTCTCTCAAGCGGCCAGGGACGTGCGAGGCCATGGCAACGCAACAGCTGCTGCCTGGGTCCTCGGCAGGCATGCCGAGGAGGCTGCGGCGGCCGGCGATGAGACGGGGGCGCTCCGGGCGTTGGAGCGTGCACGGTTCGTCTACGACTTCGCGGATCACGCCAGCGAGCAGGCATGGGTTCGGTTTGTGACCCCATACCGCATGGACTCGTTGGCCCTTTCCGTGTACGGCCAGCTGGGGCGCCCCGAACTCGCGTCCACAGCTGACACTGCACTCGGCCGCCTTGGAAGGGAGCTTCCGGACGGGGGCGTCGTGGTTCTCGGCGATCTGGCTTCGGCCCTCCTGCGCGGGGGCGACGTTGACCAAGGCGTTTACGTGTCACGTCAATTCGCGGCAGCAGCTCAGGCTAAGCCCAACACAATGGGCAAGGAGCGCGCACAAGCCATCGCTGCGTCCCTTCCAGCCAGCGAGCAAGAACTAGCCCTGCACCTTGCGCAGTTCGCAGCATGA
- a CDS encoding site-specific integrase, with the protein MAAVVGAKTFHLTDRQCFSILDWAAEQPQNGLVLRAFLASIALAALQPKEALVLRVRDVELADDGSGWLLIHPQGQERRETDSECAGAERRVPACRELVALLKAEITRRDLRPDDAIFVLDDGRPLTAPVYRKIWQQARAAVLEAHEADSSLGRNIFALRDACIAAWLKNGDQSAAHIFVVAECAGMSAPRLAERFAHCLRKPTRDEIPWDRLEAALALPDLSSEPAPTAVRRP; encoded by the coding sequence ATGGCCGCAGTTGTTGGTGCCAAGACGTTTCATCTGACCGATCGGCAGTGCTTTTCGATCCTGGACTGGGCCGCCGAGCAGCCGCAGAACGGTCTCGTACTGCGAGCCTTCCTGGCGTCCATCGCCCTCGCGGCGCTGCAGCCGAAGGAGGCCCTGGTGCTGCGTGTCCGAGACGTGGAACTCGCGGACGACGGCAGTGGTTGGCTGCTGATCCACCCTCAGGGACAAGAGCGCCGCGAGACGGATTCGGAGTGCGCGGGCGCCGAACGGCGTGTTCCCGCCTGCCGGGAGTTGGTGGCGCTCCTGAAGGCGGAGATCACCCGGCGCGACCTCCGCCCCGATGACGCGATATTCGTTCTCGACGACGGGCGACCGCTGACCGCCCCGGTCTACCGGAAGATCTGGCAGCAAGCGCGGGCGGCGGTTCTGGAAGCGCACGAGGCCGACTCGTCGCTCGGCAGGAATATCTTTGCTCTGCGTGACGCGTGCATCGCGGCGTGGCTGAAGAACGGTGACCAAAGCGCGGCGCACATCTTCGTGGTGGCCGAGTGCGCCGGAATGAGCGCTCCTCGCCTCGCCGAACGCTTCGCGCACTGCCTTCGTAAGCCGACACGGGATGAAATCCCTTGGGACCGGCTCGAAGCTGCCCTCGCCCTTCCTGACCTGTCGAGTGAGCCTGCCCCGACCGCCGTGCGCCGTCCGTAG
- a CDS encoding helix-turn-helix transcriptional regulator, with the protein MAVAARPGAKLTVDDVCDELGIARSTFYDWRQKGRGPRCIRLPNGSLRIRRSDFENWLSDCEDAS; encoded by the coding sequence GTGGCAGTAGCAGCTCGGCCCGGGGCAAAGCTGACGGTCGATGACGTGTGCGACGAGCTGGGGATTGCTCGATCCACCTTCTACGACTGGCGACAGAAGGGGCGAGGACCACGCTGCATCCGCCTTCCCAACGGAAGCCTCCGGATACGGCGTAGCGATTTCGAAAACTGGCTTAGTGATTGTGAGGACGCATCTTGA
- a CDS encoding DUF4236 domain-containing protein, which produces MPLTFRKSFRILPGVRLNINKRSWSLTTGGRNGPRHTHSSTGRRTTSMDLPGPFGWRRTRNARRR; this is translated from the coding sequence ATGCCACTCACGTTCCGCAAGAGTTTCCGCATCCTGCCGGGTGTGCGACTGAACATCAACAAGCGCTCCTGGTCCCTCACCACCGGCGGCCGCAACGGTCCGCGCCACACGCACAGCAGCACGGGGCGCCGCACGACGTCGATGGACCTGCCCGGCCCCTTCGGCTGGCGCCGCACCCGCAACGCGCGGCGTCGCTGA
- the cutA gene encoding divalent-cation tolerance protein CutA → MTDIVIAQTTSDSEDLAKALARGAVESKLAAGVHIDGPITAHYWWEGKVEAAQEWRISYMTTSDRLPALEAWLHEKHPYDVPQWITLPVTGGSEAYLSWVAEETTSG, encoded by the coding sequence ATGACCGACATTGTGATCGCGCAGACGACCAGCGACAGCGAGGACCTGGCGAAGGCGCTGGCCCGAGGCGCGGTCGAGAGCAAGCTGGCAGCCGGCGTTCACATCGATGGGCCGATCACCGCCCACTACTGGTGGGAAGGCAAGGTCGAGGCAGCTCAGGAGTGGCGGATCTCGTACATGACAACATCAGACCGTCTCCCAGCACTGGAAGCCTGGCTCCACGAGAAGCACCCGTACGACGTCCCCCAGTGGATCACACTGCCCGTGACTGGGGGGTCGGAGGCGTACCTCTCCTGGGTTGCCGAGGAAACGACATCGGGCTGA
- a CDS encoding helix-turn-helix transcriptional regulator, with amino-acid sequence MPGRSSLAATASSGATSAAFLTVKNAADYLGLSPHTLYVWRHRRQGPPSFRMGPRGRVMYRLEALDAWVREQEQADSRSNPALNPLNTPLQERSSRFLSA; translated from the coding sequence ATGCCTGGACGATCTTCGCTTGCCGCTACAGCTTCCTCAGGCGCCACATCCGCCGCCTTCCTGACCGTGAAGAACGCCGCCGACTATCTCGGCCTCTCACCCCACACGCTCTACGTCTGGCGCCACCGTCGCCAGGGACCCCCGAGCTTCCGTATGGGACCCCGCGGTCGCGTCATGTACCGGCTCGAAGCGCTCGACGCCTGGGTCCGCGAACAGGAACAGGCCGACTCCCGCTCCAACCCGGCCCTCAACCCGCTCAACACCCCTCTGCAGGAGCGGTCGAGCCGCTTCCTCAGCGCCTGA